A window of Schistocerca serialis cubense isolate TAMUIC-IGC-003099 chromosome 1, iqSchSeri2.2, whole genome shotgun sequence genomic DNA:
TGGCtgctttgattctgatgcttcatttcctcATAAAATTCtgatgtatctttttttttttttttttttttttttttttttttttttgtaaattcttcGCCTTTTCGTTATTCTTGCACTCTCTAAAACTAAATCCCATGCACAGAACAATTTTTCTCAGAGCTTCCTTGCTAGCCTCGAGTACCGTTTCTGTGGACAAAGTCTGCCAAGTTTTCGCAAAATTTGCCTTTCTTTACATTGTTAATAACAGCGCAGAAATTACTGCCTAATATCATACTTAACTCATATAGTCAATGGATATTTATTGTGTGCACTTCGCTTCTTGTTTGGGATGGATACTTGAATccaactcctctctctctctcatattgtGTTCCTCCTGCCTGTTTTGCAATTTCTGAGCTCTAAAATTTAATGACGTTAGCAGCAAGTTCTAGCGGCCGCTCATGAAGTCGTTTTCAGCGACAGCTTGGCAGCATGGACTACTTTGAACAGGAACGCAGCTGGACCTAGTCGTAAGATCAAGAGACTTCTCACCACCGCCACGTCTATGGTTCGCTTTGTCGTGTAACATATCACAGTTCCCTTGACagatcttacattgtttgcagtcaTTTTCAGATATTTACACCACACTCTCGCTGCCGTTGTTGACAGATGCTGGGCACGTGGTACGAGTACATGCGCTACTTCAATAACATCGAGCTGTTTAGCAAGTGCGTCACTGCAACGTTAGAACGCGCCGCCGACAACAGCACCATCCAAATCACCGCCTCCATGCTCAACTATGCGTAAGCATTTCCCCCTTCTTATCTGTCTCTTCTCATTACGAGCTCTGAACAAATCAGGCGGAGTGCTACATAAATATCTGTATAAGTATTTCTAAAATAATGCTGCCTAATAATTGTAGCTTAACAAGGACAAAATCATTTCTGATCTTCTACggctattatttatttaatcatgAACCAGCTTTCACTTCCAGCTTCAAAGGATTTCATCAGGTGACCAATGAATATcgcaaacacaaataaaattatgtGTGATTTACGTAGCTATTACTGATAAAAAGAGTTTAATAAGGGAAGTATTATATTGTTTTTAATTATACATCGCTACAGTTGATAAACAGGTTAAAATAGTTCCTCTGAAATCTACAAAATTTGCGAATCCGAAACTTAATTTAACAGTGAGAATTATGAAACTGTATTTGATAATTTGATACACTAGCTTAGTTTTACATGAGAAAACACTGATTATTTTTTCTCTGTGTTGAGTTACAGTAAAGCAATAGAAAAATTcactttattattatgattttttaACTGTAGTGATTTCCTTTGTAACACAAAAAAGTAATACTTTCCTTCGTTAGCAATCTGTCGCTAATATCTGCGTAAGTCAGAGGTccttttatctgtgtttgcgacatttaAATCTTACCCAATGATGACCGGTGAAGTCGAAAACTGgtttgtgattaaaaaaataatattttcaggACATTAAGAGTGTTCTACTTTTTACAAAACTGTAGAAGCTCTCGTGGCAACTTGTTAATGTCTCGGGGATCTTCGGCCAACACTTGTTTAACGCTTttcctgacatttcgccagcagaaATGGCTGTCTCTGTTACTGGTGGTGGACTGGAAACCTTGCTGAGAACTGCACTCAGGGAGGCGGTTTGTGAAGCCAGGTCGTCGCTGGTCACAGCGGCGCTTGTACTACGCTGCTTCGGCGCCGACAGCGGTTGTGGCGTTTTTGCTACTGGCGTGTTGCTGATGTTTATTGGGGGCCGAGTTTTCCCGCTGGGGGTTTGTCTCGCAGCTCCTCTCCCGAGCTAGCCCCAGCACACTTTCCGGCTCGCATGTGCCTTCTTCCACTGCCTCCTGGATGTTGGCCACCGTTGGGTCAGCGATCGGAGACAACATCTGCAAAACATGTTCCGCCAACGCTTGAGGGCTTTTCCTTGGTTAATGCTACTGATTATTCCATTCCTACCTGCATTgtcataataattccaatgccaaagaaagcaggtgttgacagatgtgaaaattaccgaactatcagtttaataagtcacagctgcaaaatactaacgcgaattctttataaacgaatggaaaaactggtagaaaccgatctcggggaagatcagtttggattccgtagaaatattggatcacgtgaggcaatactgaccctacgacttatcttagaagaaagattaaggaaaggcaaacctacgtttctagcatttgtagacttagagaaagcttttgacaatgttgactggaatactctctttcaaattctaaaggtggcaggggtaaaatacagggagcgaaaggctatttacaatttgtacagaaaccagatggcagttataagagtcaaggggcacgaaagggaagcagtggttgggaagggagtgagacagggttgtagcccctccccgatgctattcaatctgcatattgagcaagcagtaaaggaaacgaaagaaaagttccgagtaggtattaaaatccatggagaagaaataaaaactttgaggttcgccgatgacgttgtaattctgtcagagacagtaaaggacttgtaagagcagttgaacggaatggacagtgtcttgaaaggagggtataagatgaacatcaacaaaagcaaaacgaggataatgcaatgtagtcgaattaagtcgggtgacgctgaggaaattagattaggaaatgagacacttaaagtagtaaaggagttttgctatttggggagcaaaacaactgatgatggtcgaagtagagaggatgtaaaatgtagactggcaatggcaaggaaagcgtttctcaagaagaaaagtttgttaacatcgagtattgatttaagtgtcaggaagtcgtttctgaaagtatttgtatggagttagccgtgtatggaagtcaaacatggacgataaatagtttagacaagaagagatagaagctttcgaaatgtggtgctacagacgaatgctgaagattagatgggtagatcacgtaactaatgaggaggtattgaatagaattggggagaagaggagtttgtggcacaacttgactagaagtggggatcggttggtaggacatattctgaggcatcaagggatcaccaatttagtactggagggcagcgtggagagtaaaaatcgtagagggagaccaagagatgaatacactaagcctgattcagaaggatgtagtctgcggtaggtactgggagatgaagaggcttgcacaagatagagtagcatggagtctcaggactgaagaccacaacaacaacaacctgcattGTCCATTTGCAGAAGTACAGAACGCAGTATCTGTTCATTGTAAGCTTTACTTCTTTTATGTTGAATTACTTGTCATGTTTGTGACTTGTATAGggaatgaaacaacaaatttactgttatCAGTCACTGGTTATTTATTTACATAAGGCATTTCGTAGGTTTAAATCTTTATATATATTAATATGTATTAGGCATTGAGCATGGGACTAATAAAGACATGCTGTAAGAAAAAAAGAATATTATGGAAATTCAGCAGAAACCTTGGGAACTGGACGGAAAAcatgtatcacgaccccggcaaTGGAAACGGATGAAGGATCTGACAACAacatcatggaatgtgaggacaatgcttcagcctggaaaaatgaaagaaatagccagtgaaatttttaaatttaattatgatgtcatagggctacaggaaataagacgGCAAGGAAATTGACAGATAGATGAAGTGGAGTACTCATTGGTacatagtggaccagaagaaagaacaggccactTCGGAACAGGGTTTATAAAAGCTAGGAAAATTAGGAAAAGCCTATAAGGATTTTAACCCATGGACGAAAGGATGTGCAGGGTCAGACTAagaggtaaatttaggaatatatcaatagtaaATGCACATGGACTAACAGAGAAAAAACAGGATGTAAGAAAACAACAGTTCTATGAACACTTGGAAAAAGCATGCTGTGGAGTAGCTAAATAAGACCTGGTGTTAGTTGTACGAGATTTTGATGCAAAAGTATGGAGGAATGAACATTAATATAGTTTCTGGAAATATTCATCAAATGAGGAAAACAACGAGAACTGAGACTTACTacgccaattcgcagcaaggaataacataattattaaaagtatctgcTTCCTACACAAAAGGgtccatctgggtacttggaatCTGCAGTCAATGGAGTGGTCAATGAGATTAACAATATTTTTAGTGATTTCACACCACTCGACGTCAGCTATAGCTGCATGGAGCTGCAGAGAACCAAACTGTGACTCAGACCACTATTTGATAAACAAAAAATGGAAATAGAACAGAAAAGAAGACGAACTGGAATTCTGACAAACAGAAAattcctgatgaagtaaaaaagTGCAAAGTAGCACTAATTAGAAAGTTGAAAAATTAAAAGACTGCAGAAGGAGTAGACGAAAGGTGGAGCAGGACTGTAAAGGCCATTAAAGATATTGCAGAAGAAATAATAGCCATAAGAAGGGACTGAAGAACTCAGGAAtgatttgatgaagattgcagatcACCAATAGAGGAAAAGGACAGGGCAAGGATGGAAGTGCTGCACAGAGAAACCAAAAATACTGTGTAACAacatagagaattaaggagaagagctaacagactatGCAAGAGAAAGAAAATTGAGTGGACTAAGGAGAAATGCCAAGAACTAGGAGAGTTAAAGGAACAATGTGAAATAAAAAAGTTCAATTACACTGCAGGCAAAATAAAGGAGCAGATCCCAGCCAAATATAATGGCATGCTCCAGTAAAGAtaggaaaatgataagggaggaagaacaccTAGTGGGAAGACGGGcacagtatttcaaagatacactaaataccagcctagaagatgaagagacaactGCACAGGAGGAAAGAGTGGAGCTAGAAGTAGACAATGTTGCCAATGGGGCAAGAAATCCTACACTACAATAGGTCTCTCAGGCTGCGTACAAGACCAAAAACAGTCGAGATCTtgggaaaaaaaaggttcaaatggctctgagcactatgggacttaacatcttacggcatcagtcccctagaacgtagaactacttaaacctaactaacctaaggacatcacacacatccatgcccgaggcaggattcgaacctgcgaccgtagcagccccgcggttccggactgcagcgctagaaccgcacggccaccgtggccggctcttgGGAAAGACAGCACAAGTCTCGCATTTATAAAAACTGGTggagaggctgtaataaaggaaatgCACACATTAATGTCAGATATGTGGGAAAAGGAAACTATGTTGGGCAAATGATAAAGTGGAGTAAtaatccccatttataagaaaccGGACAGAACAGCACGTGAAAACTGAAGAGGTATGACACTCCTAAGCAGAgtttataagatcttcacaagtatattaaatgaAAGGATACAGAAGTTCACAGAAGACATATTAGGGGAATATAGGTGTCGCTTTCAACCAGATAGAGGAATAACTGATCAAATATCTGTGATAAGATAAATTATGGGATATTTCTATGAATGTGACATAGAGCTGCATTTCCTATTCATCAAATTTaaacaagcctttgacaggatAAACCGACAAGGACTACACAGAGTACTGGAAAAAGTTGGCATATGTGCTAAACTAATAAGGCGAATCAAAATGACAGTGACAGAGGCAAGAGCAAAAGCAAAGGTCTTTAGCAAAACAAGTGAAAGCTTTCACATTGATAAATCAGCAAAAGAtgtaccatatttatgaaaactatccAGATACGtgtattcgctgatgacattgatatattAGGAAAAAATATAAGTACACTACAAGAAACATACTGGGTAGCAGAAGCATTAAAAATTGGTCTCATGGTAAATGAGTACAAAACAAAACATATGGTAACGTCACAATCTGAGACCAGAATAGCCCCTAAAGACCTAAGCATTAATAGGAAATGCCTCAAAGGCGTgttctcttttaactacttgggcgccttaataacaaatgataacagtattggaaaggctgtaatggaaagaatacaagcaggaaacagagcttaatTGGTAAATATGCAGCTCTTCataaatagccttgttacaagagaAACAAAACTAGAAATATATAACTCCCTAGTCCGCCTAGTTATCACATGTGGGTCAGAGGTACGGACGTTAACAGAACATGACAAAAGTGCGCTAAGAAtctttgagcggaaaatactacgctaAATATATGGCCCAATAATGAAGGAAGAAGGCTGCATAATACGctacttgcctttcgcgggcaagtgctctaccaaaggtcccgatttcgagtctcggtccggcacacagttttaatctgccaggaagtttcatatcagcgcacgctccacatttcattctagaaacatcccccaggctgtgcctaagccatgtctccgcaatatcctttcttccgggagtgctagttctgcaaggttcgcaggagagcttctgtaaagtttggagggtaggagacgaggtactggcggaattaaagctgtgaggacggggcgtgagtcgtgcttgggtagctcagtcggtagagcacttgcccgcgaaaggcaaaggtgcggctgggagagcggtgtgctgaccacatgccccttcatacccGCATTTATTGACGCCTGCGGGCTGACTatggtcggcaccgttgggccttcatggtctgttcgcgaaGAGTTTAGTTTTAGTCAGTCAATCGATAGTGAGTTCAGTTAGTATCGAtccctgaaacaaaagaaaatagagGTGACCAttgattggaagaaagcacaggttacaCCAGTCTACGAAAAGGATAAGGTGGACCACAGAACTACAGAACTACCATCCTACCTCATAGACACCTAGCTATTGtggaattctagaacatattctgagaccAGAAATAATGATTCACACGAAATGAGTGATCTCCTCCAAGCCAACCAGCCAAGGTTCCAAAACTATTTATCTAATGAAATCTAacttgcgcttttctcacatgaaattCTAAAGTCCAATATCAAGGTAATCAGGTGGAATCAGTATTACGTGAGCTTTGAAAATCATTTGGCATGGTGCTACACTAATCATTAGTAAGAAAAGTACGACTGTATGGgccatcaaacaaaatttgtgacaggACTGGGGATTTATTCGTAGGGAGGATGCATTTTGTTGTCTTTAATGGAGAATCATCGACAGAATTATCACTAACTTTAATATGGCCCAGGGGAATGTAACGCAGCCCTTATCGTTCATGCTGTATAATAATGACTCTATGGACTGTATCAATAGCAACCTCAGAGTTTTCGCGGAAAACGCAGTCGTCTGTAACGAACTATGTCTGAAAATAAGTTGCAGAAATAATcagccagatcttgataatatttcagaaGATTGAAAAGGTTGGTAGCTGCCTAGTAATGTACATCTATGTGGAATTATACAATTCACAaaacgaacaacatcgctttggttcactctgagacgcctgaacacttctctTGCTGATAGCCCTCCCTGTCacgaagcaacaatgcggacgcgatcgaacagcggtattgaccgtctaggcatggttgaactacagacaacacgagtcgtgtacctgcttcctgatgGAGTaaataccggccgctgtggccgaacggttttaggtgctttagtccggaaccccagcgactgctacggtcgcaggttcgaatcctgcctggggcatggatgtgtgtgatgtcattaggttagttaggtttaagtagttctaagtctaggggatggcTACAATATCAGTTACTCACAATCAGaatcagtcaattcatacaaatgcCTCAGTGCAACAAATTGTTGGGATATGAAATTGAATCATCATGCAAGTTAGGTAAGCCAAGTGGCAGACTTCGGTCCACAGGCAGGATACTTGGTAAATGCAGTTAGTCTACAAAGAGCTCTGCTAACAAATCACTTGTGCATTCCACATAAGAGTCTTGCTGAAGTGTGTGGCACCTATAACAGATAGAAGAAACAGAGAATATttagtacatagaaagaaaggcagCTAGAATagttacagatttgtttgactgataggagAGAtccacgaaaatattgaaaaaccttaagtggcaaactcttgaagacagacacaaATTATTCGCAGAAAGCTCACTTACAGAATTCCGAAGACCAGTATTCAGTGAGTAGTCTAGAGACCTTCCTCGGGTTTTTGAGTGCCGCTGTCGTAGTGGGAAGAAAGACCAAATTAGATAAATTTCATTATgcacagaggcttttaagcagTCATTGTCTCTGTGCTCCATACGCGACGGAAGTACTCGAGCATGCGGTATTATGTTAATTAACCTGTGtcttgcacttcacagtgatttccagAGTATGTATTAGAAGCAGTTGTAGAATCAATACTATACTGTGATTTTAGCTAACTTAAAATATGTGATACCAAATTATATTCAACAAAAAGAGGAATAAAATGGGGAAAAGTGACTCGCCCAGATCTGGTCAAATGCCACTGTAATTTTGTACACATGCGCAGCATTGATGGTGTGTAAACATGAATTACCAAAAAGGCCATGTATTTCAGGTAATTCCCAGCAGATCACTTACGTAATTATTCACAGATGTTTTTTGACCAATAAATAGAAAATTGTTTATGTATTCCAAAAACAGACGTAATTTTTCATAAACACAATTACGTGgtagaaaaaaatcaaatattcATTGCCTTAAGCACGtgaaaaatttataaatctcaAAAACTATATTTTTCAGTCATTTAAAGCAAACTACGTTATTAGATTTATCTTTTCAtttttgcaaactttaaaaaatagGTTCTGCTTAAATTACACACAACTCAAAAACAGAAAAGGAATTCGACTCATTGCCGTTTCTGGAACATTCGAGAATGCTATGTTCAAACGTGTAGATGAAATTGCGCGCTACAGTCGGCACTCGATGTTCGAAAATCGTTGAAACGGCATCTACTATATAACTTGTGCACGAAGTGATTTGTCTTCGGCTCAAGTAGTAATAGGCAACATGTATGAGAAAGTATTGCTTCGTGTGTTTATATCCACATTCTGTGATTTGTAGTTAACATGAAAAAAGCAGCAATTATAAACATGTTCTCTTTAGTAATAAAAGAATTTCCTTTCTGAAATGTTGGTTTGCTAACAAGAAccacgaatgtgtaataaattaGAAAATATTGTGATCAAACGAAATTTGGACCTATTTCACCCCTAAACAATGAAGAAAAGCGCCTCGAATCTGAAACTGTTAAACAGATGAGTACAACATCATGCCTACggaattattttattatgaacaTTATGCAATGTCTACCTTTCCGATAATATTAGAAATGTACTGTAGTAGCAGTATCCATTGTAAGAACagtacatattttaatttcaaatctACAAAAGTgtttatttcataaaagttgtaggAAAGCGAGACATTATACATTGCATATTAAAAACCCTGACGACTTCCATGGTGTATCTTAAAAAATATCGCGAATCCGTCAATCGATATTTAGAAAATATCATTATCCGCCCTCCATACATCGTTAGGAAGTATCAATATATCGAAAGAAATAATACCaactgtaatggatctgggagatgttatttttttaccgtatttgtcgatactgaattgaaaatgttttcttatatttttgtcagaatttattataatttgtcttattatatgttaatttacttctgtttttgagagtaaaagcatattgattactattagaaaatgtatcgaagaataacaaagaaactgattgtgtaaaatatctttgacgttggagtagtctttgactacagtcagtccgagtcggaagctaactcttggtgtgtgttgatggaagaacaatgtgaaggtcgaagtcaTAAACAATTATGAATTATGttagtattatttttgtattatctgaaaagaagaaactacatttgaagaaactgtatttgaaacaccaaaatgagagaaacgcgctgaaccacgtcattttctgctgccgacaacgatgcattgtggaatcatacttagacaactgaagccaagacttatatttgcttgcaaacgtctaatggaaaaggtactgtcacgaaatatggcaaatttaagtttataaaaaatagtgaccatattttcaacttgtgtaatagccgggaagccatatttcacaACATATCTGCCTTTACTAATATCGGCTGcacgttgtaaatatactgccggttttaatgTTGTGTATTTAAGTAATGATTCAGTATTACGTATTCCGCACCTCAAGAAGTGAGCATCCTGCCTCAGAGCAAGAGCTGACAGtaaaacacataatttcaaaacgtgTAAGTTAATATTGGGGCTTTGTGTAGATGAAAAGCTTGTATTCCAATACTGTTTTGGTCGACTGTTGTCTTGTTAATTAACAATTgtttacatggtgcactgtcatgcaGTATTTTATTCCAGTGAACCTCTCACACcttattttattcatttgtaaTTGGATACATGTCGGAATAATGCTTTTTTCACGCTGATGTATGAAAATTGCGTGATGAAGCTAGaagctgcaatttctgttggtagcgccgagcagcGATTACGTCAGCGTTTCCCCCCACACGTCTCCACCCGGCACGGAGACCAGTCTTGTCGTTTAGATTCTTGTTCATCATttttagcaactgtttttgaagaatggcattgtgaagaagtagcacacttgtttttaacGTAACTGGTGTGCTACTTCTTCAGATCGAAAATCTTGTTAGTACATTCACCGccgcccccaccccttcccccgtcCCAGTGAAATATGACTACTACCTTTGTGCCACCCATGCTTGTTTCACACATCAAAGAGACAGACTGTACGTGATGAAAGGTCAAAATGTAATAAGAATCTCacacaaagtgaaagtaaaattatgttctgctatgattttaaaaaaaattccaaatatttaccgaaaattgcaagtaaatataatataaaataaaaatatcggcactagaTAAACCCATTTTGATGTCGACATATCAATATCAATCAATATCTCGGGGGTCGATATGCTGTATTGAAAGACTTTAAGTTCTTAAAATTTGTCATATTTCATTGCCCGAATTACGTATCAGCTCGATTACAATAAAAGTAGAGTAAGAATCAATAACTGATTAAAATTTTGGTGAAATTGTTCAGAAACGCTCATAGACATTTCTGTATGTATTACTTATGTAAAATGTATACTGGTAGGGCTTTTAAATTCGACTATGCCATGTTTCTCTGTTACTATTGTTCTCAGGTTTTGGCAGCAGGATACCATCAAAGGTACTGCGATAGAGTTCGGCGGTGATGGCAGCGGACGCTTCACCGTCACCTACCCTGAGCTAAGTAAGTGGGAACCACACTTGTTGGACGATTGATACAGCGATTTGCACCATACTGACACGTAAGAGGTCTCCGCCAGTTTAGTTCAATGACAGGCTATTATGCTAAAATGCGCTACTATCTACGAATGCACTCAGGATGCACGGAAacttttcaaaagaatatttcgaGTGACGAGCGCAGTCATTTTACGCGAACAGCCCAAAGAAAAAATATTGCTACTAACCGTCTGATGAGTGTCAAACAACTAGCTGCTAATCCATGTGTTGACAGAAAAATGAAGGAAAGGtattaatttttatagttgaaATGATCGATAATTATCAAAGATTCCCTATATCAACATGATTACTATACGGCAAATATGTCTCTCCAAAACATAGTGAAGCACATTCTCTTCCACGTTGTCTACTGCTTGATAGTTGTAAATGAAGTCTAAAACGGGAACTTGTCGCCAGTCATCTTTCATTTACATGTCTTGGCATACCCTGAGGAAACGTTGAGTGACAGTAATTTGGGATGCTGTTGGCAGGCGTTTCGTCATAGTTCCCTGAAAGGCAAGGAAATTTGGCCTATCATATGCAGAAAATAGTGAGCACAGGGAATGACACACAGTTTTGGATGGGACGGCACTGAAGCAAAATAAACTCTGTCTTGGAGGTTACGACTACACTCCGGCAATCACAGAACAAGAGAGATCCCAACGTATTCCCCAACAGTACTGTTTTTCTTGTGACTTTTATTGCGCATGAAGAAACACCTgttcataataaataaatttcattcGCAGATTTTGCTGGTGCGGTGATGATTCTCGAATCGGATTATGACGGCTACGCTGTTTTATGGTCATGCAACAAAATCGGACTTCTCCACAACAGTAAGTAGTTATTTATTTGTCATATGTTCCACTCTACCAGACGATAGAAGTATACTGAATAACAGATACGTCATAATGGAAACAGTGCAAACACCAACAGCATACACTGACGTGGAAAAGAATCCCAACACCAAGACAGAGTTATGCGATATAAACAGaagatggtaggcgtgtttctacatctgaaagaggatgtctattcaaatttctcgcCAGTCGTATAAGACTAACGCTAGTAGCGTCATTACGATGACGAAAagaaggtttgctttaaatgcacgctgtaacggtcgtgagcgttagttacctttgagatttgacgtgATGAGCTGACGTTAGTTAggatgccttcaaggcgacaaagacgccgttatcaacgcctcgctgagtttgaacgaggtcgtgtaataggactaggaGAAGCTGTATCTTCcctctgcaatattgcagaagacaTGGCAGAAATGTAGATCCTGCACATTATTTTGGGCAGCGGCGCTCACGAGAATATTTGGTCGCAAGAAGCCCACGTCCCGAACAACCACGTGGCACAAACGGGAGGGCAAACCATGGTGTTCCGCTTATGGCTCTCGtaaatcgtactgcatctgcagcagcaatttgaacaagaATTGGCACTACAGTGACTCAAAGAACTAtagcaaatctgttacttcaaagacagcaccGAGCCAGATGCGTCTAGCGTGGATTCTGCTGACCCAaaaacaccgccatttgcgacttcagtggtgccaagcaaGAGCTAATTGGAGGACACGgaggaggtctcttgtgttttccgATGCAAGCCGGTTCAGCATTGGAGCCAGTAATGGCTGTTTGTTGGTTCTAAGGAGGCCAGTTTAGGGCCTACAACCAATCCCTCTGCATGTTAGAGACtctgcacctacacctggagttatcgtctggagctgtgatttcgtatgacagcaggagcactcacgtgattatcccacgcatccggactgcaaatttgtacgtcagtctgatgattcgacctaatGTGCTGCCATCCAAGAATAGCGTTCCAGGGAGTGTTTTAGAACAGCTGTTGCAGTTCAACATATTCTGCAGAGTGTTGACacattgccttgacctgctcgatcacccgaTCTGTCTCCATCGACCAAATATGGGACGTCAGCGGACGATTACTTCAGCGCCATCTACAAACAATACTAACCGTCCTCGAATTGTCCTACGAAGAACAACAGGCATGCAAAcccatcccacgaactgacatccggcacccttacaacacaattCAATTTTTGGgaggttaaaaatgttcaaatgtgtgtgaa
This region includes:
- the LOC126457431 gene encoding lazarillo protein-like; this encodes MTSRTTSVLLLLMVVAPPALSQLLGVGSCPDVVQLSKIDSTSMLGTWYEYMRYFNNIELFSKCVTATLERAADNSTIQITASMLNYAFWQQDTIKGTAIEFGGDGSGRFTVTYPELNFAGAVMILESDYDGYAVLWSCNKIGLLHNKYSWILTRQKKPSRETVKKIEAVLRANGLTTRPYIKTAQNCD